A single genomic interval of Brevibacillus brevis harbors:
- a CDS encoding ABC transporter permease → MHINLIAKREVKVGFRNPWSYSFMALFSLFSLGLLIIQSQSYMKGYTYTTGTMLNLILYLLPLMTMLLSSFSLTAEKEEGSWQLLSTYSMTTFSFLLGKYLGQALVLVAIVSFGYGLSGVAGMLLGKSFAFSTLLFLLAFSICLILLFLGIAMLIGAISKNRWQALTMGVSVWFFYILAWPTLLISVLSFVPYTWIKPLLQLATFLNPAEFVRIFSVARLGGGSIFGPEYYKWVYWADSPLGDLIFVALSLLWISATLFIAIRVWERR, encoded by the coding sequence TTGCACATCAATCTGATTGCCAAACGAGAAGTGAAGGTAGGCTTTCGCAATCCATGGTCCTACTCGTTTATGGCTCTGTTCTCCCTGTTTAGCTTGGGACTCTTGATCATCCAATCGCAGTCCTACATGAAGGGTTATACGTATACGACAGGTACCATGCTGAATCTGATTTTATACTTGCTGCCACTGATGACGATGCTTCTCTCCTCTTTTTCCTTGACGGCCGAAAAAGAAGAGGGAAGCTGGCAGCTCCTCTCTACCTACTCCATGACGACCTTTTCGTTCTTGTTGGGGAAATACTTGGGACAAGCACTCGTGTTAGTCGCGATTGTTAGCTTTGGGTATGGGTTGTCTGGTGTAGCTGGCATGCTGTTAGGAAAAAGCTTTGCCTTTTCGACTCTCTTGTTTTTGCTTGCTTTTTCCATCTGTCTCATTCTGTTATTTTTAGGCATTGCCATGCTGATTGGCGCTATCAGTAAAAACCGTTGGCAAGCTTTGACAATGGGGGTCAGCGTCTGGTTCTTCTATATTCTGGCATGGCCTACTTTGCTCATCTCTGTGCTCAGCTTCGTCCCTTATACATGGATCAAGCCTCTGCTTCAGCTCGCAACATTTCTCAACCCAGCGGAGTTTGTACGAATCTTTTCCGTTGCCAGATTAGGCGGAGGCTCGATCTTTGGACCTGAATACTACAAATGGGTGTACTGGGCTGATTCTCCGCTTGGTGATCTTATTTTTGTCGCACTCAGTCTGCTCTGGATCAGTGCGACCTTGTTCATAGCCATCCGGGTATGGGAAAGAAGGTAA
- a CDS encoding nitrous oxide reductase accessory protein NosL, which translates to MNKMKKWCTSIGAIIGISLLMVGCGSEEPKPVDIAEGVDKCDLCKMHVPNDHNATEIVLKDGKALKFDDLGCMNNWMKENGTDNVAVQFVRDYYTAEWTKAEQATYAYDKDFKTPMTYGIYSFKEKSAADSFVQEQKKGIVMSAEQLKNHSWENGMSKHMNKDGQSSEGQHNGGHESKPADHGSNSTTPTTHN; encoded by the coding sequence ATGAACAAAATGAAAAAATGGTGCACATCAATTGGAGCAATTATCGGCATTAGCCTGCTTATGGTCGGCTGCGGAAGCGAAGAGCCGAAACCAGTAGATATCGCGGAAGGCGTAGACAAGTGCGACCTGTGCAAAATGCATGTCCCTAACGATCACAATGCTACTGAAATCGTCTTAAAAGATGGAAAAGCACTGAAGTTCGATGATCTCGGCTGCATGAACAACTGGATGAAAGAGAATGGAACCGATAACGTGGCTGTCCAATTCGTCCGCGATTACTACACAGCAGAATGGACAAAAGCAGAGCAAGCTACCTACGCTTATGACAAAGACTTCAAAACACCAATGACATATGGCATCTATTCCTTTAAGGAAAAGTCTGCTGCTGACAGCTTCGTTCAGGAACAAAAGAAAGGCATTGTCATGAGTGCGGAACAGTTGAAAAATCATAGCTGGGAAAATGGCATGAGCAAGCATATGAACAAAGACGGACAGTCTTCCGAAGGTCAACATAATGGCGGTCACGAAAGCAAGCCAGCCGATCATGGAAGCAACAGTACTACCCCAACCACACATAACTAA
- a CDS encoding right-handed parallel beta-helix repeat-containing protein: MQAMIDQARPNDTVTIPYGLYRGPIRITKPIQLVANDPVKIINPTEEEATLTIESDNVSVQGIHIVDKRINSDVAALVIRGDQNFLENVIVETKGIGIQLRQADYNTLHNVQVIGKIKGDGSPTTSSGHNHGAQPEVKPKQTEKAKRGNGIDLRESHHNRFIKNQVTNVEDGFYVENSDRNHLEQNLVTKSRYGYHFMGTSDTTVINNIGMENVTGSQLMESRNLTVTGNQFLKQQKNPGSQGILLITVQDTLIANNTIEGNRVGLYLEQSSGITVKNNLLSLNFIGMQFLSSSDNVLSDNQFVSNVIQAQAQDSQNNNLNKNYWDNLQGLDVNGDSRSDLPYEMNPFYLGLTDAVPAYQLFFQAPGFVFLEGLFTSGAGSAIKDASPLMQPSDTVLLESGQTSGWGAGILGLILLIGSCSIIYIGVRKS, from the coding sequence TTGCAGGCGATGATTGATCAAGCACGCCCAAACGATACCGTTACCATCCCATATGGCTTGTACAGAGGCCCTATCCGTATTACCAAGCCGATTCAATTGGTAGCCAATGATCCAGTGAAGATCATCAATCCGACCGAGGAAGAGGCAACACTCACGATTGAAAGCGACAATGTGAGTGTGCAAGGAATCCATATCGTGGACAAACGAATCAACAGTGATGTTGCCGCTCTTGTCATCCGTGGCGATCAAAACTTTCTGGAGAATGTCATCGTTGAAACGAAAGGGATCGGTATTCAATTACGGCAAGCAGACTACAACACGCTGCACAACGTTCAAGTCATCGGAAAAATCAAAGGCGATGGCAGTCCAACGACCAGTTCTGGACATAATCACGGGGCACAGCCCGAAGTAAAGCCAAAGCAAACGGAAAAGGCGAAACGAGGAAACGGAATCGACCTGCGTGAATCGCATCATAACCGTTTCATTAAAAATCAGGTGACGAATGTCGAAGATGGCTTTTACGTCGAAAATAGCGATCGAAACCATCTGGAACAAAATCTGGTGACGAAATCGCGCTACGGCTATCACTTCATGGGCACCTCTGATACGACGGTCATCAACAACATTGGAATGGAAAATGTGACGGGCTCCCAGCTTATGGAGTCGCGCAATCTGACGGTTACCGGGAATCAATTTCTGAAACAGCAAAAAAATCCTGGTTCGCAAGGAATTCTTCTCATTACCGTTCAGGATACGCTGATTGCAAACAACACGATTGAGGGGAACCGCGTTGGACTGTATTTAGAGCAATCATCCGGCATTACGGTCAAAAACAATTTACTCAGTCTCAACTTTATCGGCATGCAGTTTTTGTCCTCTTCTGACAACGTATTGTCCGATAACCAATTTGTCTCCAACGTCATCCAAGCGCAAGCCCAGGATAGTCAAAACAACAACTTAAACAAAAACTACTGGGACAATTTGCAAGGACTCGATGTGAACGGGGATTCCCGCAGTGATTTGCCGTACGAGATGAATCCGTTTTACCTGGGTTTAACCGATGCGGTTCCAGCCTACCAGTTGTTTTTCCAAGCCCCGGGATTCGTGTTTCTGGAAGGCTTGTTTACAAGTGGGGCCGGCTCAGCAATCAAGGACGCATCTCCTTTAATGCAACCCTCGGACACCGTGCTACTTGAATCCGGGCAAACGAGCGGTTGGGGTGCAGGCATTCTTGGACTTATCTTGTTAATAGGAAGCTGTTCGATCATTTATATAGGAGTGAGAAAATCATGA
- a CDS encoding FMN-binding glutamate synthase family protein — MVPTLLCVIIIILLLPPIVFFGYMYALSKQPKHSIIRSHPFLGWMRYLLEKLGPEFRQYWFESDTEGKPFSRSDFVGMVYAAKYRTDLISFGGKRDYEKPGFYLSNAMFPRLTSELRVDNEKVVPGKKYEITHEGLFTRREKLIEEQEVKPWMLHDEDVIVVGENRRQPWRLKGMFGASATSFGAVGENYIMSTGYGARMAGGSWINTGEGGVAEVHVSTGVDIISQIGPGMFGFRDDSGKFSIEEYKKKASIPNIKAFELKFHQGAKIRGGHLEGSKVTEKVAAARLVPVGQTVNSPNRFEFLTNPDEALRFIGSLQEAGGKPVGVKIVVGDQKRLEHFFEKMLELSIYPDFITVDGSEGGSGAMFKAMADGMGLPLFAALIILDDTMRKFGVRDRIRIFASGKLVTPDKVAIAMALGADCVNSARGFMIATGCIMAMQCHTGKCPTGVTTTDSKYQEALVPAEKQWRVMNYILQLREGLFSLAAACGLESPTELRREHVVFTNESGETIRVVDLFPYPVVSR; from the coding sequence GTGGTACCTACTCTGTTATGCGTCATTATCATCATCCTTCTTCTGCCACCCATTGTATTTTTTGGTTATATGTACGCCCTGTCTAAACAGCCGAAGCATTCCATTATTCGTTCCCATCCTTTTTTGGGGTGGATGCGTTATTTGCTGGAAAAGCTCGGGCCTGAGTTTCGCCAGTATTGGTTTGAATCGGATACAGAAGGGAAACCGTTCTCCCGTTCTGACTTTGTCGGTATGGTTTATGCGGCCAAATACAGGACTGACCTGATTTCGTTTGGTGGAAAACGCGATTACGAGAAGCCCGGCTTCTATTTGTCCAATGCGATGTTCCCGAGGCTGACGAGTGAGCTGCGGGTAGATAACGAGAAAGTCGTCCCTGGAAAAAAGTATGAGATTACCCATGAGGGACTGTTTACAAGAAGAGAAAAGTTAATCGAGGAACAAGAGGTTAAGCCGTGGATGCTGCATGACGAGGATGTCATTGTCGTGGGCGAAAACAGAAGGCAGCCCTGGCGGCTAAAAGGGATGTTCGGTGCTTCAGCTACCTCCTTTGGAGCAGTGGGAGAAAACTATATCATGTCCACGGGGTATGGGGCACGTATGGCAGGTGGCTCTTGGATCAATACAGGAGAGGGTGGCGTTGCAGAAGTTCACGTCTCAACAGGCGTAGATATTATTTCGCAAATTGGGCCGGGGATGTTTGGTTTCCGTGATGACAGTGGCAAGTTTTCGATCGAAGAATACAAGAAAAAGGCAAGCATCCCGAACATCAAAGCGTTCGAGCTGAAGTTTCATCAAGGGGCTAAAATACGCGGTGGGCACCTCGAGGGCTCCAAGGTTACGGAAAAAGTCGCGGCAGCAAGGCTGGTACCTGTGGGACAAACTGTCAATTCACCGAACCGCTTCGAATTCCTCACCAATCCGGATGAAGCCTTGCGTTTCATAGGTAGTTTGCAGGAGGCGGGAGGCAAGCCGGTTGGAGTAAAAATCGTCGTCGGCGATCAAAAGCGGTTGGAGCATTTTTTTGAGAAAATGCTGGAGTTGTCCATTTACCCGGATTTCATTACGGTTGACGGCTCTGAGGGCGGTTCAGGAGCAATGTTCAAGGCTATGGCAGATGGCATGGGCTTGCCGCTTTTCGCCGCGCTCATCATCCTCGATGATACGATGCGGAAATTCGGGGTACGGGACCGCATCAGGATTTTTGCTTCCGGCAAGCTCGTTACCCCTGACAAAGTAGCCATCGCCATGGCATTGGGAGCGGATTGCGTCAACTCCGCGCGGGGCTTTATGATTGCAACTGGTTGTATTATGGCGATGCAATGCCATACGGGTAAATGTCCGACAGGAGTCACTACGACGGATTCCAAATACCAGGAGGCGTTGGTTCCGGCAGAAAAGCAGTGGCGTGTCATGAACTATATTTTGCAGTTGAGGGAAGGCTTGTTCTCGCTGGCGGCAGCATGTGGCTTGGAGAGTCCGACAGAGCTTAGGAGAGAACATGTCGTGTTTACCAACGAAAGCGGGGAGACCATACGTGTGGTTGACTTGTTTCCATACCCGGTCGTGTCCAGATAA
- a CDS encoding peroxiredoxin codes for MTARIGLPAPDFTMDTVTFDNGFPLPKSLVDYRGKWLLLFFYPFDFSKVCPTEILSLNRRIKEFADLNVEVLGISGDSIHTHKAWMRSSEGIGPLSFPLAADYSKEATLAYGVLDEATKAPLRGSFIIDPEGILQYALISNSKVGRSVDETLRVIEALQSGGLCPMDWKPGQNTIT; via the coding sequence ATGACAGCACGTATTGGACTTCCTGCACCTGATTTTACGATGGACACCGTTACGTTTGACAACGGATTTCCCCTGCCAAAGAGCTTGGTAGACTATCGTGGAAAATGGCTTCTTTTGTTCTTTTACCCGTTTGACTTTTCGAAAGTGTGCCCGACGGAAATCCTCAGCCTCAACCGCCGGATCAAGGAGTTCGCGGATTTGAATGTCGAGGTGCTTGGCATCAGCGGCGACAGCATACATACACACAAAGCCTGGATGAGATCGAGTGAAGGCATCGGTCCACTCTCGTTCCCGCTCGCTGCCGATTACAGCAAAGAAGCGACCCTTGCATACGGTGTGCTGGACGAAGCAACCAAAGCTCCGCTGCGCGGCAGCTTCATCATCGATCCGGAAGGCATCCTGCAATATGCGCTCATCTCCAACTCCAAGGTGGGCAGAAGCGTAGATGAGACACTCCGTGTGATCGAAGCTTTGCAATCAGGCGGTTTGTGCCCGATGGACTGGAAGCCTGGGCAAAACACGATAACCTAA
- a CDS encoding TerD family protein — protein MKNQIYLRRKNKIIVHQGQHELPTSYLAAALRNIESLGYTFSLELLERIRTLSEGEFFALYSDVVAVLKVKIGASRQYKPMYPNFPKQVMDASEGELFVNAIIHYLTLDLPVHEVKKRLPLLRESRLKLIHLGTDEELLQIGMNLLRSNSSLSVTDREDLEGLIQAYEDIAEALPAEIPQKENVAIAASLLLKYDKLPATFFAHYCKTATDVLRLAVAMSDGDVSLAEPAKFRKFKRGERRLLLRLLEVSSNIVEDMNRYKNRWIRLGEILHPFEYKDRYPKAAEAFDILRNNHKVETFNSQVEQALVRADVNAAIKLLEQRPGEFARRLDHLLRLTEQGSPVLSAFEKIADGVSTPVLLQVMNHFDKRDSYGEWRTFFPKGQVAKVQAIENRVPGLQEDIRQKAADICRTSLLNRFAQLPSLGNVYIDPRLQEHLVPFSMRSASKALRTIARGSRLSIPDGGTIRFFLWWREGIVNDVPTGRVDIDLSAVLYNEDWKYMEHISYTNLRSEKYQACHSGDIVEAPKGACEFIDIDMDSVIRYGGRYVVMNLYSFTSQPYCDLPECFAGWMIRSAPQTGEIFEPQTVQDKIDLAANTRICIPVILDLVERKVIWTDIALNSDPRFANNVESNAGGVELMGKALTSLVKPTLHELFMLHAQARGRLTDQAEEADTVFSLEKGITPFDTEIIMADFMQ, from the coding sequence ATGAAAAATCAAATCTACCTTCGCCGGAAAAATAAAATCATCGTACATCAGGGGCAGCATGAACTGCCTACCTCTTATTTAGCTGCGGCTTTGCGTAATATAGAGAGCTTGGGCTATACCTTTTCACTGGAATTGCTAGAAAGAATTCGGACGCTGTCGGAAGGAGAGTTTTTTGCGCTCTATTCGGACGTGGTAGCAGTACTCAAGGTAAAGATCGGGGCATCCCGCCAATACAAGCCGATGTATCCGAATTTTCCTAAGCAAGTCATGGATGCTAGCGAGGGTGAGCTGTTTGTAAATGCGATCATTCATTATTTGACATTGGACCTTCCTGTGCACGAAGTGAAAAAACGTTTGCCATTGCTGAGAGAATCTCGCCTGAAGCTGATTCATTTAGGCACAGACGAAGAGCTACTACAGATAGGAATGAACTTGCTGCGCTCCAATAGCTCGCTTTCTGTTACTGACAGGGAAGACTTGGAGGGCTTGATTCAGGCCTATGAAGACATCGCAGAAGCTCTGCCTGCGGAGATTCCCCAGAAGGAAAACGTCGCAATCGCTGCTAGCTTGTTGCTCAAGTATGACAAGCTCCCTGCTACTTTTTTTGCCCACTATTGCAAGACTGCGACAGATGTATTGCGACTGGCGGTGGCGATGTCTGACGGGGATGTGAGCTTGGCAGAGCCTGCGAAATTTCGCAAGTTCAAACGCGGGGAGAGGAGGCTGCTCCTACGCCTGCTGGAAGTTAGCTCGAATATTGTAGAAGACATGAATCGTTACAAAAACAGATGGATTCGTCTCGGGGAAATCTTGCATCCGTTTGAATATAAGGATCGTTATCCAAAAGCGGCAGAAGCATTCGATATTTTGCGCAACAATCACAAGGTCGAGACGTTCAATAGCCAAGTAGAGCAGGCGTTGGTCCGTGCGGATGTGAATGCGGCGATCAAGCTGCTCGAACAACGTCCAGGGGAATTTGCCCGTCGTCTGGATCATTTGTTGCGTTTGACGGAGCAGGGGAGTCCAGTCCTTTCTGCCTTCGAGAAAATTGCGGATGGTGTATCGACTCCCGTTCTTTTGCAAGTCATGAATCACTTTGACAAACGGGATAGCTATGGGGAATGGCGGACCTTTTTTCCGAAAGGGCAAGTGGCGAAAGTACAGGCAATCGAAAACCGCGTGCCAGGGCTGCAAGAGGACATCAGGCAGAAGGCAGCGGATATTTGCCGGACATCATTGTTGAACCGTTTTGCCCAATTGCCGTCGCTGGGCAACGTCTATATCGACCCGCGGCTACAGGAGCATCTCGTTCCGTTTTCGATGCGATCCGCCAGCAAAGCACTACGCACGATTGCACGCGGCTCCCGGCTATCGATCCCGGATGGAGGAACGATTCGCTTTTTCCTGTGGTGGAGGGAAGGGATCGTCAACGATGTCCCTACAGGCAGAGTCGATATCGATTTGTCTGCCGTGCTATATAATGAAGACTGGAAATACATGGAGCATATTTCCTATACCAATCTGCGTTCCGAAAAGTATCAAGCGTGCCATAGCGGGGATATTGTGGAGGCTCCCAAAGGCGCGTGCGAATTCATCGACATTGACATGGATTCTGTCATCCGCTATGGCGGTCGATATGTTGTCATGAACTTGTATTCGTTTACGAGTCAGCCTTATTGCGATTTGCCTGAATGCTTCGCAGGCTGGATGATTCGTTCGGCGCCACAGACAGGAGAAATTTTCGAGCCGCAGACGGTACAGGACAAGATTGATCTCGCCGCAAACACGCGGATTTGTATCCCGGTCATTCTGGATCTCGTGGAGAGAAAAGTGATTTGGACGGATATCGCCCTGAATTCCGATCCGCGGTTTGCCAACAATGTGGAATCCAATGCCGGAGGGGTGGAGCTGATGGGAAAAGCGCTCACCTCGTTGGTGAAGCCTACCCTGCATGAGTTGTTCATGCTTCATGCACAGGCGAGAGGGAGGTTGACTGATCAAGCAGAAGAGGCAGATACGGTATTTTCCTTGGAGAAAGGAATTACGCCGTTTGATACGGAGATCATCATGGCGGATTTTATGCAGTGA
- a CDS encoding M15 family metallopeptidase yields the protein MLIPPIPKIPDMVLPSPLPIKECGEPMIRLSSLCEQITVYPAYYHEGYAGTQPEAFLREGAARKLATAATQLPVGYKLVVLDGWRSFEVQASLYERFREALLLQGWQEGPALTEELSKFVAYPTTDLSKPSPHLSGGAVDLTIAGPDGWLEMGTAFDDFSERAETRHYEELVQPTQKNIEIRDNRRLLYHLMTAAGFVNYPQEWWHFEYGTRTWGQKTQQEPIYGGVLSM from the coding sequence ATGCTAATTCCTCCGATTCCAAAAATACCAGACATGGTCCTGCCCAGCCCACTGCCGATTAAGGAATGCGGCGAACCAATGATCCGACTCTCATCCCTTTGTGAACAAATCACAGTTTATCCAGCCTACTACCACGAGGGCTATGCCGGAACGCAGCCAGAAGCCTTTTTGCGAGAAGGGGCAGCACGCAAGCTCGCCACGGCAGCCACGCAACTGCCAGTTGGTTACAAGCTCGTCGTGTTGGACGGCTGGCGCTCATTCGAGGTACAGGCATCATTGTATGAACGTTTTCGTGAAGCCTTGCTTTTACAAGGCTGGCAGGAAGGACCTGCCCTCACGGAAGAATTGAGCAAATTCGTCGCTTATCCAACAACAGACCTCTCCAAACCGTCTCCTCACCTATCCGGTGGCGCAGTCGATCTGACTATCGCAGGACCTGATGGCTGGCTGGAGATGGGCACAGCCTTCGATGATTTCAGTGAAAGGGCTGAGACTCGCCATTATGAAGAACTCGTACAGCCTACCCAAAAAAACATCGAGATTCGAGACAATCGCCGACTGCTCTATCATTTGATGACCGCCGCCGGATTCGTCAACTATCCGCAGGAGTGGTGGCATTTCGAGTATGGTACGCGCACTTGGGGACAAAAAACGCAGCAGGAGCCAATCTATGGCGGAGTTTTGTCGATGTAA
- the cobO gene encoding cob(I)yrinic acid a,c-diamide adenosyltransferase produces the protein MEKNDKKRGLTLVYTGDGKGKTTAAVGLAVRATGRGKKVLMVQFIKSPERTYGEKIIFDKLGIEIVQMGVGFTWTKTPEEHRQALKEAWAFASEKLSSGAYDVVILDELNNALAIDRFPIDDVLPLSAVLEAIQNRPSHIHLVITGRAAKQEILDIADLVTEMKPIKHYYDEGIPAVLGVEF, from the coding sequence ATGGAGAAAAACGATAAGAAGCGGGGCTTGACCCTTGTTTACACAGGAGACGGCAAAGGAAAAACAACGGCAGCAGTCGGATTGGCTGTACGAGCGACAGGGCGCGGGAAAAAGGTGCTCATGGTTCAATTCATCAAGTCGCCGGAGCGTACATACGGAGAAAAGATTATTTTTGATAAATTGGGCATTGAAATTGTGCAAATGGGCGTTGGCTTCACATGGACGAAGACACCGGAGGAGCATCGGCAGGCATTGAAAGAAGCTTGGGCGTTTGCGAGCGAAAAGCTCTCTTCCGGAGCGTACGACGTCGTCATTCTGGATGAACTGAATAATGCATTGGCGATTGACCGCTTCCCGATTGACGATGTGTTGCCATTATCCGCAGTGTTGGAAGCGATTCAAAACAGGCCAAGTCATATCCACCTCGTGATTACGGGACGGGCAGCAAAGCAGGAGATTTTGGACATCGCAGATTTGGTGACAGAGATGAAGCCAATCAAGCATTACTACGATGAAGGGATTCCAGCTGTTCTGGGGGTAGAGTTTTGA
- the cobD gene encoding threonine-phosphate decarboxylase CobD gives MTSAGVIETYGHGGDLLTAAQRFGREPGQFLDYSANINPLGMPASVREMLLASLAAVAHYPDPGHRVFRRALAKRLQVPEEWLLPANGAAEAMALAILGLSPQTVGVVYPCFSEYAQLSEQYGASVIGCFGKEANGYKPDPAELYTLFTQSDLVFVGSPNNPTGILYQPDELRQMAEWTKETHTWLIVDEAFLDFVEEERQYTLATQLEHYPRVILMRSMTKMYAIPGLRLGYAIAHPDVIVKMRQKQVSWSVNALALLAGELCLQEQAYEEQTRRLIKEERAYLTDCIRSELGWQVWPSEANFLLLRSPEGLSAEQLQARLGKKGVLIRNCAMYPGLTAHDVRIAVRGREDNERLLAALREVHAEGSEQR, from the coding sequence TTGACAAGTGCAGGGGTAATAGAGACGTACGGTCACGGCGGAGATCTGCTGACCGCAGCCCAGCGCTTTGGTCGAGAGCCCGGGCAGTTTCTGGATTACAGTGCCAATATTAATCCGCTGGGGATGCCAGCAAGTGTTCGTGAGATGCTACTGGCTTCGCTGGCTGCTGTCGCGCATTACCCAGACCCTGGACATCGTGTGTTTCGTCGGGCACTGGCGAAGCGGCTACAGGTGCCGGAGGAATGGTTGCTGCCTGCCAACGGTGCAGCGGAGGCAATGGCATTGGCCATCCTCGGTCTTTCTCCGCAAACAGTTGGTGTGGTATATCCTTGCTTTTCGGAATACGCGCAACTTTCCGAGCAGTATGGAGCCAGTGTCATTGGATGCTTCGGGAAGGAAGCGAACGGGTACAAGCCCGATCCTGCGGAGCTGTACACGCTTTTTACACAATCTGATCTCGTATTTGTTGGGTCGCCAAACAATCCGACAGGAATCCTGTATCAACCAGATGAACTGCGCCAAATGGCGGAATGGACGAAAGAGACCCATACGTGGCTCATCGTGGATGAGGCTTTCCTCGATTTTGTGGAGGAAGAGCGGCAGTATACATTGGCGACGCAACTTGAGCACTATCCCCGTGTGATACTGATGCGTTCGATGACGAAAATGTACGCGATCCCGGGATTGCGCCTGGGTTATGCGATTGCCCATCCGGATGTCATTGTGAAAATGCGCCAGAAGCAAGTGAGCTGGAGCGTGAATGCACTGGCCCTTTTAGCTGGAGAGCTGTGCTTGCAGGAGCAGGCATACGAAGAACAGACGCGCAGGCTCATAAAAGAAGAACGTGCGTATTTGACTGATTGCATCCGTAGTGAATTGGGCTGGCAGGTATGGCCGAGTGAGGCCAACTTTTTGCTGCTGCGTTCGCCAGAAGGATTGTCAGCCGAACAATTGCAGGCACGGCTTGGCAAAAAAGGCGTTCTGATCCGCAACTGTGCGATGTATCCCGGTTTGACGGCGCATGATGTGAGAATCGCAGTGCGTGGACGAGAGGACAATGAACGACTTCTGGCAGCGCTTCGCGAGGTCCATGCGGAAGGAAGTGAACAGCGATGA
- the cobU gene encoding bifunctional adenosylcobinamide kinase/adenosylcobinamide-phosphate guanylyltransferase produces MSLVLVTGGVRSGKSRYAEELAMTLSSRVLYVATGKAWDDEMKQRIELHQARRPLDWGCVEVGERLTDYHAFSEQYDVVLIDCLSTWVSNRLMSVDESEWRSPSHTKALLQEAEAWLSLVQNSPQKVIAVTSEVGLGGVALSRLGRWFADVLGDVNQRSARQADAVYAVLSGIPWRIKG; encoded by the coding sequence ATGAGCTTGGTGCTGGTAACGGGCGGTGTCCGTTCAGGAAAAAGCCGCTACGCGGAAGAGCTTGCGATGACGTTGAGCAGTCGAGTCCTGTACGTGGCGACAGGCAAGGCCTGGGATGATGAAATGAAGCAGAGAATCGAGCTGCATCAGGCACGTCGTCCGCTGGACTGGGGCTGTGTGGAGGTAGGAGAGAGATTAACCGATTACCACGCATTTAGTGAGCAGTATGATGTGGTTTTGATCGATTGTCTGTCCACCTGGGTGAGTAATCGGTTAATGAGCGTCGATGAGTCTGAATGGAGAAGTCCTTCACACACGAAAGCCCTGCTGCAGGAGGCAGAGGCATGGCTGTCCCTCGTTCAGAATTCCCCGCAAAAAGTTATTGCTGTCACAAGCGAGGTCGGATTGGGCGGTGTAGCCTTGAGTCGTTTGGGCAGATGGTTCGCGGATGTGCTGGGCGATGTCAATCAGAGAAGTGCGCGACAAGCGGACGCCGTCTACGCGGTTTTGTCGGGGATACCGTGGAGGATCAAAGGATGA
- the cobS gene encoding adenosylcobinamide-GDP ribazoletransferase, which produces MNAFLHAISFFTRIPVPWLRPSEEAWRKSVNWYPAVGLVIGFLLWGVHQAGLLLFSPWITAILTLVAWVYVTGGLHMDGWMDLADGLGSSRPREQILAIMKDSRVGAMGVLAAIMLLLIKAGAVAELAHPGWGSFLIMAPVAARTHVLLSIKLWPYLSADKGIGKGISAGLSVASIIVSYIILFAAGWYLGGLQVITAIFLSLLFALLFSRSVAKKLGGLNGDCYGAVIESSEAVVLLVLVGSWWL; this is translated from the coding sequence ATGAATGCATTTTTACACGCGATCTCGTTTTTTACCCGCATTCCGGTTCCGTGGCTTCGTCCTTCAGAGGAGGCGTGGAGAAAAAGCGTCAACTGGTATCCCGCAGTTGGTTTGGTCATCGGTTTCTTGCTATGGGGTGTACATCAGGCAGGCCTGCTGTTGTTTAGTCCTTGGATCACGGCTATTTTGACGTTGGTCGCATGGGTCTACGTGACTGGTGGTCTTCATATGGATGGGTGGATGGACCTCGCGGACGGTCTTGGCAGCAGCAGACCGAGGGAGCAAATACTTGCGATTATGAAGGACAGCCGCGTAGGTGCGATGGGAGTACTTGCTGCGATTATGCTGTTGCTGATCAAGGCGGGTGCAGTCGCAGAGCTCGCACATCCGGGATGGGGCAGTTTTTTGATTATGGCACCAGTAGCAGCGCGGACACATGTGCTTTTGTCGATCAAGCTCTGGCCTTATCTTTCGGCAGACAAAGGGATCGGAAAAGGCATCAGTGCTGGGCTTTCCGTTGCCTCTATCATCGTGAGCTACATCATCTTGTTTGCCGCAGGTTGGTATCTGGGGGGATTGCAGGTCATTACAGCCATTTTCCTGTCACTGTTGTTCGCTCTATTGTTTTCACGCTCGGTTGCAAAAAAACTGGGCGGTTTAAATGGAGACTGCTACGGGGCTGTTATCGAAAGCAGTGAAGCGGTCGTTCTGCTGGTGTTAGTCGGGAGTTGGTGGTTATGA